A single genomic interval of Myxocyprinus asiaticus isolate MX2 ecotype Aquarium Trade chromosome 19, UBuf_Myxa_2, whole genome shotgun sequence harbors:
- the LOC127456658 gene encoding E-selectin-like isoform X10, protein MGFCNNIPLHGAKFLRFFASLVLISSVLNMWRSTEGWSYHHSEKIMNWERARNWCRQHYTDMVAIQNKEESSHLNNFLPVAKTGYYWIGIRKINGNWTWVGTNKQLSQKAENWATNEPNNGGNNEDCVEIYIKRKVDAGKWNDMSCAKENTALCYTVSCKDDSCISGHGECVETINNHTCSCFEGFYGERCEHVVKCKPEDITTPDHASIQCSHPYGNFSYDSKCEYSCEEGYKVKGYGMTRCTSTKEWSSKPPTCELVQCPELKDPQEGSMQCHHPMGNFSYQSTCEFVCEEGYKLGDSSSSTLFCGASGHWNDSQPYCEIVKCKPEDITTPHHGSVQCSHSNGNFSYDSHCEYSCEEGYNVKGSGTTSCTSTKEWSSKPPTCELVQCPELTEPQEGTMQCHHPMGNFSYQSTCDFVCDEGYTLGESSTSTLFCGASGHWNDSQSNCEIVQCPELTKPQEGTMQCHHPMGNFSYQSTCEFVCEEGYTLGDSSSYTLFCGANGHWNDSQPYCEFVKCKPEDITTPHHGSVQCSHPNGNFTYDSHCKYYCEEGYNVKGSGMTRCTSTKEWSSKPPTCELVQCPELTEPQEGTMQCHHPMGNFSYQSTCEFGCDEGYTSGVSSSSTLFCGASGHWNDSQPHCEIVKCKPEDITTPHHGSVQCSHPSGQFSYDSQCEYSCEEGYNVKGSTMTRCTSTKEWSSKPPTCELVQCPELTEPLGGTMQCHDPKGNFNFQSTCEFVCKEGYTLRNPGSSTLFCGITGRWNDSQPNCEFVKCKPEDITTPDHGSVQCSHPKGNFSYDSQCEYTCEEGYNVKGSSMTTCTSTTEWSSRPPTCELIQCPVLENLADGEMRCTSNFSYGSKCIFSCAEGYRLQGGSEISCMKTSEWSQETPRCEAVVCPQIQEPVNGHMNCSSAEPTFGTVCTFSCLDNHQLQNNETVLCNHTGNWSGEVAVCQAHSEALVTEVTLGVAAAVGSSSLLLVLWMLKKLRRNANKFDLNSNSETEDHPQVYKNSIDSLI, encoded by the exons ATG gGCTTTTGCAACAACATACCATTACACGGAGCCAAATTTTTGCGGTTTTTTGCCTCACTTGTTCTTATTTCTTCAG TGCTTAACATGTGGAGAAGCACTGAAGGCTGGTCATACCATCACTCAGAGAAAATAATGAACTGGGAACGTGCCAGAAACTGGTGCAGGCAGCACTACACAGACATGGTGGCCATCCAGAATAAAGAGGAGAGTTCTCATCTAAACAACTTCCTTCCAGTAGCCAAAACAGGATATTACTGGATAGGGATTCGTAAAATTAATGGCAACTGGACCTGGGTGGGAACCAATAAGCAGCTTTCCCAGAAAGCTGAGAACTGGGCAACGAATGAGCCCAACAACGGAGGAAATAATGAAGACTGTGTGGAAATATACATTAAAAGAAAGGTTGATGCGGGCAAATGGAATGATATGTCCTGCGCAAAGGAAAATACTGCACTCTGCTACACTG TGTCCTGCAAAGATGACTCCTGCATCAGTGGTCATGGAGAGTGTGTGGAGACCATAAACAACCACACATGTTCATGCTTTGAGGGATTCTATGGAGAAAGGTGTGAGCATG TTGTGAAATGTAAACCAGAGGACATCACCACACCAGATCATGCCAGTATCCAGTGCTCACATCCTTATGGAAATTTCTCATATGACTCTAAATGTGAATACTCCTGTGAGGAGGGTTATAAAGTAAAGGGTTACGGTATGACAAGATGCACTTCTACCAAAGAGTGGTCAAGCAAACCACCGACCTGTGAAC ttgtCCAATGTCCAGAACTGAAAGATCCACAGGAAGGCTCTATGCAATGTCACCATCCCATGGGCAACTTCAGCTACCAATCCACTTGTGAGTTTGTATGTGAAGAAGGATACAAATTAGGAGACTCCAGCTCTTCTACACTCTTCTGTGGGGCCAGTGGACACTGGAATGATTCACAGCCCTATTGTGAAA TTGTAAAATGCAAACCTGAGGACATCACCACACCACATCATGGCAGTGTCCAGTGCTCTCATTCTAATGGAAATTTCTCATATGACTCTCATTGTGAATACTCCTGTGAAGAGGGTTATAATGTAAAGGGTTCCGGTACGACAAGTTGCACTTCTACCAAAGAGTGGTCAAGCAAACCACCGACCTGTGAAC TTGTCCAATGTCCAGAGTTGACAGAGCCACAGGAAGGAACTATGCAATGTCATCATCCCATGGGCAACTTCAGCTACCAATCCACTTGTGACTTTGTATGTGATGAAGGATACACCTTAGGAGAGTCTAGCACATCTACACTGTTCTGTGGGGCCAGTGGACACTGGAATGATTCACAATCCAACTGTGAAA TTGTTCAATGTCCAGAGCTGACAAAGCCACAGGAAGGCACTATGCAATGTCACCATCCCATGGGCAACTTCAGCTACCAATCCACCTGTGAGTTTGTATGTGAAGAAGGATACACATTAGGAGACTCCAGCTCTTATACACTCTTCTGTGGGGCCAATGGACACTGGAATGATTCACAGCCCTATTGTGAAT TTGTAAAATGCAAACCAGAGGACATCACCACACCACATCATGGCAGTGTCCAGTGCTCTCATCCTAATGGAAATTTTACATATGACTCTCATTGTAAATACTACTGTGAAGAGGGTTATAATGTAAAGGGTTCCGGTATGACACGTTGCACTTCTACCAAAGAGTGGTCAAGCAAACCACCGACCTGTGAAC TTGTCCAATGTCCAGAGCTGACAGAGCCACAGGAAGGCACTATGCAATGTCACCATCCCATGGGCAACTTCAGCTACCAATCCACTTGTGAGTTTGGATGtgacgaaggatacacctcaggAGTCTCCAGCTCTTCTACACTCTTCTGTGGGGCCAGTGGACACTGGAATGATTCACAACCTCATTGTGAAA TTGTAAAATGCAAACCAGAGGACATCACCACACCACATCATGGCAGTGTCCAGTGCTCCCATCCTAGTGGACAATTCTCATATGACTCTCAGTGTGAATACTCCTGTGAAGAGGGTTATAATGTAAAGGGATCTACTATGACAAGATGCACTTCTACCAAAGAGTGGTCAAGCAAACCACCGACCTGTGAAC TTGTCCAATGTCCAGAGCTGACTGAGCCACTGGGAGGCACAATGCAATGCCACGATCCTAAAGGCAACTTCAACTTTCAATCCACCTGTGAGTTTGTATGTAAAGAAGGATACACATTAAGAAACCCCGGCTCTTCTACACTATTCTGTGGAATCACGGGACGCTGGAATGATTCGCAACCGAACTGTGAAT TTGTAAAATGCAAACCAGAGGACATCACCACACCAGATCATGGCAGTGTCCAGTGCTCTCATCCTAAAGGAAATTTCTCATATGACTCTCAATGTGAATACACCTGTGAAGAGGGTTATAATGTAAAGGGTTCCAGTATGACAACATGCACTTCTACCACAGAATGGTCAAGCAGACCACCGACCTGTGAAC TTATTCAGTGCCCGGTCCTTGAGAACCTAGCAGATGGAGAGATGAGGTGCACTTCAAACTTTAGTTATGGAAGCAAGTGTATCTTCAGTTGTGCAGAGGGATACCGCCTCCAGGGGGGGTCAGAGATCAGCTGTATGAAAACCTCAGAGTGGAGTCAGGAAACACCTCGCTGTGAAG CTGTTGTCTGCCCACAAATTCAGGAGCCAGTCAACGGCCACATGAACTGCTCATCTGCAGAACCCACCTTTGGCACTGTCTGCACTTTCAGCTGTCTTGATAACCACCAACTTCAAAATAATGAGACAGTGTTGTGTAATCACACTGGGAACTGGTCAGGGGAAGTGGCGGTGTGCCAAG CTCATTCTGAGGCCTTAGTGACAGAGGTGACTCTTGGGGTTGCAGCTGCTGTCGGTAGCTCTAGTTTGTTATTAGTCCTCTGGATGCTAAAGAAATTGAGGCGTAATG ctaACAAGTTTGACCTAAACAG TAACTCAGAAACTGAGGATCATCCTCAGGTTTATAAGAACAGTATTGATAGTCTCATATAG
- the LOC127456658 gene encoding E-selectin-like isoform X3 — protein MGFCNNIPLHGAKFLRFFASLVLISSVLNMWRSTEGWSYHHSEKIMNWERARNWCRQHYTDMVAIQNKEESSHLNNFLPVAKTGYYWIGIRKINGNWTWVGTNKQLSQKAENWATNEPNNGGNNEDCVEIYIKRKVDAGKWNDMSCAKENTALCYTVSCKDDSCISGHGECVETINNHTCSCFEGFYGERCEHVVKCKPEDITTPDHASIQCSHPYGNFSYDSKCEYSCEEGYKVKGYGMTRCTSTKEWSSKPPTCELVQCPELTEPQEGTMQCHHPMGNFSYQSTCDFVCDEGYTLGESSTSTLFCGASGHWNDSQSNCEIVQCPELTKPQEGTMQCHHPMGNFSYQSTCEFVCEKGYTLGDSSSSTLFCGASGHWNDSQPYCEIVKCKPEDITTPHHGSVQCSHPNGNFSYDSQCEYSCEEGYNVKGSGTTSCTSTKEWSSKPPTCELVQCPELTEPQEGTIQCHHPMGNFSYQSTCDFVCDEGYTLGESSTSTLFCGANGHWNDSQSNCEIVQCPELTKPQEGTMQCHHPMGNFSYQSTCEFVCEEGYTLGDSSSYTLFCGANGHWNDSQPYCEFVKCKPEDITTPHHGSVQCSHPNGNFTYDSHCKYYCEEGYNVKGSGMTRCTSTKEWSSKPPTCELVQCPELTEPQEGTMQCHHPMGNFSYQSTCEFGCDEGYTSGVSSSSTLFCGASGHWNDSQPHCEIVKCKPEDITTPHHGSVQCSHPSGQFSYDSQCEYSCEEGYNVKGSTMTRCTSTKEWSSKPPTCELVQCPELTEPLGGTMQCHDPKGNFNFQSTCEFVCKEGYTLRNPGSSTLFCGITGRWNDSQPNCEFVKCKPEDITTPDHGSVQCSHPKGNFSYDSQCEYTCEEGYNVKGSSMTTCTSTTEWSSRPPTCELIQCPVLENLADGEMRCTSNFSYGSKCIFSCAEGYRLQGGSEISCMKTSEWSQETPRCEAVVCPQIQEPVNGHMNCSSAEPTFGTVCTFSCLDNHQLQNNETVLCNHTGNWSGEVAVCQAHSEALVTEVTLGVAAAVGSSSLLLVLWMLKKLRRNANKFDLNSNSETEDHPQVYKNSIDSLI, from the exons ATG gGCTTTTGCAACAACATACCATTACACGGAGCCAAATTTTTGCGGTTTTTTGCCTCACTTGTTCTTATTTCTTCAG TGCTTAACATGTGGAGAAGCACTGAAGGCTGGTCATACCATCACTCAGAGAAAATAATGAACTGGGAACGTGCCAGAAACTGGTGCAGGCAGCACTACACAGACATGGTGGCCATCCAGAATAAAGAGGAGAGTTCTCATCTAAACAACTTCCTTCCAGTAGCCAAAACAGGATATTACTGGATAGGGATTCGTAAAATTAATGGCAACTGGACCTGGGTGGGAACCAATAAGCAGCTTTCCCAGAAAGCTGAGAACTGGGCAACGAATGAGCCCAACAACGGAGGAAATAATGAAGACTGTGTGGAAATATACATTAAAAGAAAGGTTGATGCGGGCAAATGGAATGATATGTCCTGCGCAAAGGAAAATACTGCACTCTGCTACACTG TGTCCTGCAAAGATGACTCCTGCATCAGTGGTCATGGAGAGTGTGTGGAGACCATAAACAACCACACATGTTCATGCTTTGAGGGATTCTATGGAGAAAGGTGTGAGCATG TTGTGAAATGTAAACCAGAGGACATCACCACACCAGATCATGCCAGTATCCAGTGCTCACATCCTTATGGAAATTTCTCATATGACTCTAAATGTGAATACTCCTGTGAGGAGGGTTATAAAGTAAAGGGTTACGGTATGACAAGATGCACTTCTACCAAAGAGTGGTCAAGCAAACCACCGACCTGTGAAC TTGTCCAATGTCCAGAGTTGACAGAGCCACAGGAAGGAACTATGCAATGTCATCATCCCATGGGCAACTTCAGCTACCAATCCACTTGTGACTTTGTATGTGATGAAGGATACACCTTAGGAGAGTCTAGCACATCTACACTGTTCTGTGGGGCCAGTGGACACTGGAATGATTCACAATCCAACTGTGAAA TTGTTCAATGTCCAGAGCTGACAAAGCCACAGGAAGGCACTATGCAATGTCACCATCCCATGGGCAACTTCAGCTACCAATCCACCTGTGAGTTTGTATGTGAAAAAGGATACACATTAGGAGACTCCAGCTCTTCTACACTCTTCTGTGGGGCCAGTGGACACTGGAATGATTCACAGCCCTATTGTGAAA TTGTAAAATGCAAACCTGAGGACATCACCACACCACATCATGGCAGTGTCCAGTGCTCTCATCCTAATGGAAATTTCTCATATGACTCTCAATGTGAATACTCCTGTGAAGAGGGTTATAATGTAAAGGGTTCCGGTACAACAAGTTGCACTTCTACCAAAGAGTGGTCAAGCAAACCACCGACCTGTGAAC TTGTCCAATGTCCAGAGCTGACAGAGCCACAGGAAGGCACTATACAATGTCACCATCCCATGGGCAACTTCAGCTACCAATCCACTTGTGACTTTGTATGTGACGAAGGATACACCTTAGGAGAGTCTAGCACATCTACACTGTTCTGTGGGGCCAATGGACACTGGAATGATTCACAATCCAACTGTGAAA TTGTTCAATGTCCAGAGCTGACAAAGCCACAGGAAGGCACTATGCAATGTCACCATCCCATGGGCAACTTCAGCTACCAATCCACCTGTGAGTTTGTATGTGAAGAAGGATACACATTAGGAGACTCCAGCTCTTATACACTCTTCTGTGGGGCCAATGGACACTGGAATGATTCACAGCCCTATTGTGAAT TTGTAAAATGCAAACCAGAGGACATCACCACACCACATCATGGCAGTGTCCAGTGCTCTCATCCTAATGGAAATTTTACATATGACTCTCATTGTAAATACTACTGTGAAGAGGGTTATAATGTAAAGGGTTCCGGTATGACACGTTGCACTTCTACCAAAGAGTGGTCAAGCAAACCACCGACCTGTGAAC TTGTCCAATGTCCAGAGCTGACAGAGCCACAGGAAGGCACTATGCAATGTCACCATCCCATGGGCAACTTCAGCTACCAATCCACTTGTGAGTTTGGATGtgacgaaggatacacctcaggAGTCTCCAGCTCTTCTACACTCTTCTGTGGGGCCAGTGGACACTGGAATGATTCACAACCTCATTGTGAAA TTGTAAAATGCAAACCAGAGGACATCACCACACCACATCATGGCAGTGTCCAGTGCTCCCATCCTAGTGGACAATTCTCATATGACTCTCAGTGTGAATACTCCTGTGAAGAGGGTTATAATGTAAAGGGATCTACTATGACAAGATGCACTTCTACCAAAGAGTGGTCAAGCAAACCACCGACCTGTGAAC TTGTCCAATGTCCAGAGCTGACTGAGCCACTGGGAGGCACAATGCAATGCCACGATCCTAAAGGCAACTTCAACTTTCAATCCACCTGTGAGTTTGTATGTAAAGAAGGATACACATTAAGAAACCCCGGCTCTTCTACACTATTCTGTGGAATCACGGGACGCTGGAATGATTCGCAACCGAACTGTGAAT TTGTAAAATGCAAACCAGAGGACATCACCACACCAGATCATGGCAGTGTCCAGTGCTCTCATCCTAAAGGAAATTTCTCATATGACTCTCAATGTGAATACACCTGTGAAGAGGGTTATAATGTAAAGGGTTCCAGTATGACAACATGCACTTCTACCACAGAATGGTCAAGCAGACCACCGACCTGTGAAC TTATTCAGTGCCCGGTCCTTGAGAACCTAGCAGATGGAGAGATGAGGTGCACTTCAAACTTTAGTTATGGAAGCAAGTGTATCTTCAGTTGTGCAGAGGGATACCGCCTCCAGGGGGGGTCAGAGATCAGCTGTATGAAAACCTCAGAGTGGAGTCAGGAAACACCTCGCTGTGAAG CTGTTGTCTGCCCACAAATTCAGGAGCCAGTCAACGGCCACATGAACTGCTCATCTGCAGAACCCACCTTTGGCACTGTCTGCACTTTCAGCTGTCTTGATAACCACCAACTTCAAAATAATGAGACAGTGTTGTGTAATCACACTGGGAACTGGTCAGGGGAAGTGGCGGTGTGCCAAG CTCATTCTGAGGCCTTAGTGACAGAGGTGACTCTTGGGGTTGCAGCTGCTGTCGGTAGCTCTAGTTTGTTATTAGTCCTCTGGATGCTAAAGAAATTGAGGCGTAATG ctaACAAGTTTGACCTAAACAG TAACTCAGAAACTGAGGATCATCCTCAGGTTTATAAGAACAGTATTGATAGTCTCATATAG
- the LOC127456658 gene encoding E-selectin-like isoform X8 translates to MGFCNNIPLHGAKFLRFFASLVLISSVLNMWRSTEGWSYHHSEKIMNWERARNWCRQHYTDMVAIQNKEESSHLNNFLPVAKTGYYWIGIRKINGNWTWVGTNKQLSQKAENWATNEPNNGGNNEDCVEIYIKRKVDAGKWNDMSCAKENTALCYTVSCKDDSCISGHGECVETINNHTCSCFEGFYGERCEHVVKCKPEDITTPDHASIQCSHPYGNFSYDSKCEYSCEEGYKVKGYGMTRCTSTKEWSSKPPTCELVQCPELKDPQEGSMQCHHPMGNFSYQSTCEFVCEEGYKLGDSSSSTLFCGASGHWNDSQPYCEIVKCKPEDITTPHHGSVQCSHSNGNFSYDSHCEYSCEEGYNVKGSGTTSCTSTKEWSSKPPTCELVQCPELTEPQEGTMQCHHPMGNFSYQSTCDFVCDEGYTLGESSTSTLFCGASGHWNDSQSNCEIVQCPELTKPQEGTMQCHHPMGNFSYQSTCEFVCEKGYTLGDSSSSTLFCGASGHWNDSQPYCEIVKCKPEDITTPHHGSVQCSHPNGNFSYDSQCEYSCEEGYNVKGSGTTSCTSTKEWSSKPPTCELVQCPELTEPQEGTMQCHHPMGNFSYQSTCEFGCDEGYTSGVSSSSTLFCGASGHWNDSQPHCEIVKCKPEDITTPHHGSVQCSHPSGQFSYDSQCEYSCEEGYNVKGSTMTRCTSTKEWSSKPPTCELVQCPELTEPLGGTMQCHDPKGNFNFQSTCEFVCKEGYTLRNPGSSTLFCGITGRWNDSQPNCEFVKCKPEDITTPDHGSVQCSHPKGNFSYDSQCEYTCEEGYNVKGSSMTTCTSTTEWSSRPPTCELIQCPVLENLADGEMRCTSNFSYGSKCIFSCAEGYRLQGGSEISCMKTSEWSQETPRCEAVVCPQIQEPVNGHMNCSSAEPTFGTVCTFSCLDNHQLQNNETVLCNHTGNWSGEVAVCQAHSEALVTEVTLGVAAAVGSSSLLLVLWMLKKLRRNANKFDLNSNSETEDHPQVYKNSIDSLI, encoded by the exons ATG gGCTTTTGCAACAACATACCATTACACGGAGCCAAATTTTTGCGGTTTTTTGCCTCACTTGTTCTTATTTCTTCAG TGCTTAACATGTGGAGAAGCACTGAAGGCTGGTCATACCATCACTCAGAGAAAATAATGAACTGGGAACGTGCCAGAAACTGGTGCAGGCAGCACTACACAGACATGGTGGCCATCCAGAATAAAGAGGAGAGTTCTCATCTAAACAACTTCCTTCCAGTAGCCAAAACAGGATATTACTGGATAGGGATTCGTAAAATTAATGGCAACTGGACCTGGGTGGGAACCAATAAGCAGCTTTCCCAGAAAGCTGAGAACTGGGCAACGAATGAGCCCAACAACGGAGGAAATAATGAAGACTGTGTGGAAATATACATTAAAAGAAAGGTTGATGCGGGCAAATGGAATGATATGTCCTGCGCAAAGGAAAATACTGCACTCTGCTACACTG TGTCCTGCAAAGATGACTCCTGCATCAGTGGTCATGGAGAGTGTGTGGAGACCATAAACAACCACACATGTTCATGCTTTGAGGGATTCTATGGAGAAAGGTGTGAGCATG TTGTGAAATGTAAACCAGAGGACATCACCACACCAGATCATGCCAGTATCCAGTGCTCACATCCTTATGGAAATTTCTCATATGACTCTAAATGTGAATACTCCTGTGAGGAGGGTTATAAAGTAAAGGGTTACGGTATGACAAGATGCACTTCTACCAAAGAGTGGTCAAGCAAACCACCGACCTGTGAAC ttgtCCAATGTCCAGAACTGAAAGATCCACAGGAAGGCTCTATGCAATGTCACCATCCCATGGGCAACTTCAGCTACCAATCCACTTGTGAGTTTGTATGTGAAGAAGGATACAAATTAGGAGACTCCAGCTCTTCTACACTCTTCTGTGGGGCCAGTGGACACTGGAATGATTCACAGCCCTATTGTGAAA TTGTAAAATGCAAACCTGAGGACATCACCACACCACATCATGGCAGTGTCCAGTGCTCTCATTCTAATGGAAATTTCTCATATGACTCTCATTGTGAATACTCCTGTGAAGAGGGTTATAATGTAAAGGGTTCCGGTACGACAAGTTGCACTTCTACCAAAGAGTGGTCAAGCAAACCACCGACCTGTGAAC TTGTCCAATGTCCAGAGTTGACAGAGCCACAGGAAGGAACTATGCAATGTCATCATCCCATGGGCAACTTCAGCTACCAATCCACTTGTGACTTTGTATGTGATGAAGGATACACCTTAGGAGAGTCTAGCACATCTACACTGTTCTGTGGGGCCAGTGGACACTGGAATGATTCACAATCCAACTGTGAAA TTGTTCAATGTCCAGAGCTGACAAAGCCACAGGAAGGCACTATGCAATGTCACCATCCCATGGGCAACTTCAGCTACCAATCCACCTGTGAGTTTGTATGTGAAAAAGGATACACATTAGGAGACTCCAGCTCTTCTACACTCTTCTGTGGGGCCAGTGGACACTGGAATGATTCACAGCCCTATTGTGAAA TTGTAAAATGCAAACCTGAGGACATCACCACACCACATCATGGCAGTGTCCAGTGCTCTCATCCTAATGGAAATTTCTCATATGACTCTCAATGTGAATACTCCTGTGAAGAGGGTTATAATGTAAAGGGTTCCGGTACAACAAGTTGCACTTCTACCAAAGAGTGGTCAAGCAAACCACCGACCTGTGAAC TTGTCCAATGTCCAGAGCTGACAGAGCCACAGGAAGGCACTATGCAATGTCACCATCCCATGGGCAACTTCAGCTACCAATCCACTTGTGAGTTTGGATGtgacgaaggatacacctcaggAGTCTCCAGCTCTTCTACACTCTTCTGTGGGGCCAGTGGACACTGGAATGATTCACAACCTCATTGTGAAA TTGTAAAATGCAAACCAGAGGACATCACCACACCACATCATGGCAGTGTCCAGTGCTCCCATCCTAGTGGACAATTCTCATATGACTCTCAGTGTGAATACTCCTGTGAAGAGGGTTATAATGTAAAGGGATCTACTATGACAAGATGCACTTCTACCAAAGAGTGGTCAAGCAAACCACCGACCTGTGAAC TTGTCCAATGTCCAGAGCTGACTGAGCCACTGGGAGGCACAATGCAATGCCACGATCCTAAAGGCAACTTCAACTTTCAATCCACCTGTGAGTTTGTATGTAAAGAAGGATACACATTAAGAAACCCCGGCTCTTCTACACTATTCTGTGGAATCACGGGACGCTGGAATGATTCGCAACCGAACTGTGAAT TTGTAAAATGCAAACCAGAGGACATCACCACACCAGATCATGGCAGTGTCCAGTGCTCTCATCCTAAAGGAAATTTCTCATATGACTCTCAATGTGAATACACCTGTGAAGAGGGTTATAATGTAAAGGGTTCCAGTATGACAACATGCACTTCTACCACAGAATGGTCAAGCAGACCACCGACCTGTGAAC TTATTCAGTGCCCGGTCCTTGAGAACCTAGCAGATGGAGAGATGAGGTGCACTTCAAACTTTAGTTATGGAAGCAAGTGTATCTTCAGTTGTGCAGAGGGATACCGCCTCCAGGGGGGGTCAGAGATCAGCTGTATGAAAACCTCAGAGTGGAGTCAGGAAACACCTCGCTGTGAAG CTGTTGTCTGCCCACAAATTCAGGAGCCAGTCAACGGCCACATGAACTGCTCATCTGCAGAACCCACCTTTGGCACTGTCTGCACTTTCAGCTGTCTTGATAACCACCAACTTCAAAATAATGAGACAGTGTTGTGTAATCACACTGGGAACTGGTCAGGGGAAGTGGCGGTGTGCCAAG CTCATTCTGAGGCCTTAGTGACAGAGGTGACTCTTGGGGTTGCAGCTGCTGTCGGTAGCTCTAGTTTGTTATTAGTCCTCTGGATGCTAAAGAAATTGAGGCGTAATG ctaACAAGTTTGACCTAAACAG TAACTCAGAAACTGAGGATCATCCTCAGGTTTATAAGAACAGTATTGATAGTCTCATATAG